The following coding sequences lie in one Fusarium poae strain DAOMC 252244 chromosome 1, whole genome shotgun sequence genomic window:
- a CDS encoding hypothetical protein (TransMembrane:1 (o793-813i)) encodes MSTLQSMAQMAMGFLCETNDHPANDHPNNDHPTNDHPTNDHPTNDHPTNDHPTNDHPTNDHPSRRDIVTERSEEDWLVILMEQLVTAETEAYKLRSPGNTDLMDKIGLARQMVVNSYPEATDLLGQFQIKPEDSNFFIAGHQSGAHLPDILQSFAKLPTFQGQGYASPIKFDPNKVETHIHLFNFEDDTQLSYETQTDILSQSQGEGEGEVLAFAKSIELKKRSKFQWPRFSYHDCRPTIEEAHEAIEALIAQAHRNITATSFSSGASVSLHNPILQHPGKRLDELSQQPEFPDYTQVYLHIVDKNGVTPFHTEDNGLRSFNLCHIGYKAWIIIPDSSRNSFEEYILRKIGLPTNQLSEAGIEYRVIVQGPGEYVTITSSEYHMVIGLTSSLATSHNLLYPDDPDIMIALEDAKLCEECNNHPVVRDYNANHSPKIGSRAVPTVQTLLQQLAQQKRECNINSNDNGSGNQRHGEQNNSSGDNATTRTNNGDKRKRTALPAETNSAKRKKPPPRSAPAVASKAAEQSHTTVTASSSLQTLPRPEIRHRTKEPAEPAQRMSRRDAVVLRAPTPTSVSADLPEEPAVRERESQSLSPGTNHKSVNNNKDSATAPNTTVSSLLPSTRHENLSQFDTFYMSNPLCRDQLVALPAHNRCGLAAILHTRQALVDFLAAVKGHQNDISNGGGVSKLEKDLSSSNDSEDPATCAMRNAILEMVKSDRHIISKQRSDYRQRFFCYLAHRLWKDAGIEKAQGDGQIRHDTVVRKRLIQQLLSSESGQQDAAVVSKYINKVLRQGAQWVSVATGIGIGMGVIALIPYRNKRVHALNVTAGYYCNGLGSKQSSATRLQEFQSALDTPYMKTLLTAADSLANAIVQKKDIRFQFDDYHGDEPISSLPEADICRLLVTVPSVDPGAGTD; translated from the exons ATGTCAACTCTCCAATCGATGGCCCAAATGGCCATGGGATTTCTCTGCGAAACCAATGATCATCCTGCCAATGATCACCCTAACAATGATCACCCTACCAATGATCATCCTACCAATGATCACCCTACCAATGATCATCCTACCAATGATCACCCTACCAATGATCATCCTACCAATGATCATCCTAGTCGCCGTGACATCGTGACTGAACGGTCAGAAGAGGACTGGTTGGTAATACTGATGGAACAGCTCGTCACCGCGGA AACCGAAGCCTATAAACTTCGGTCGCCAGGGAATACGGATCTCATGGACAAAATAGGCCTCGCACGCCAAATGGTCGTCAACTCTTACCCTGAAGCAACCGATTTACTTGGTCAATTCCAG ATCAAACCGGAAGACAGCAACTTCTTCATCGCCGGCCATCAGTCAGGCGCACACCTGCCGGACATCCTACAGTCCTTTGCAAAGTTACCTACATTCCAGGGCCAAGGCTATGCCTCTCCTATTAAATTCGATCCCAACAAAGTTGAAACCCACATCCACCTCTTCAATTTTGAAGACGACACGCAACTATCGTATGAGACACAGACCGATATCTTGAGCCAAAGTCAAggtgaaggagaaggagaggtTCTGGCCTTTGCTAAATCTATCgaattaaaaaaaaggtcCAAGTTTCAATGGCCACGTTTCTCATATCATGACTGTCGGCCTACTATCGAGGAAGCTCACGAAGCTATTGAGGCTTTGATCGCCCAAGCCCATAGGAACATCACGGCTACATCTTTCAGTAGCGGGGCTTCCGTTAGCCTACACAACCCAATCCTCCAGCATCCGGGAAAACGGCTAGATGAGCTATCGCAACAACCAGAATTTCCCGACTATACACAGGTGTATTTGCACATTGTCGACAAGAACGGCGTCACTCCATTCCATACGGAGGACAACGGACTCCGGTCATTCAACCTTTGTCACATTGGATACAAGGCCTGGATCATTATCCCCGACAGCTCGCGGAATAGTTTTGAGGAGTATATTCTGCGCAAGATAGGTCTACCGACAAATCAA CTATCGGAGGCTGGTATCGAGTACCGCGTCATAGTGCAAGGCCCTGGCGAGTACGTGACTATAACCTCATCGGAATATCACATGGTCATCGGCCTTACATCATCACTTGCCACATCTCACAATCTTCTGTATCCAGACGATCCCGATATTATGATAGCTTTAGAAGATGCGAAGCTATGTGAGGAATGTAACAATCACCCTGTCGTTCGTGACTACAACGCCAACCACTCACCCAAAATCGGTAGCCGGGCGGTTCCCACAGTTCAGACTCTCCTCCAACAATTAGCCCAACAGAAACGCGAGTgcaacatcaacagcaacGATAATGGCAGCGGCAATCAGAGGCATGGGGAGCAAAACAACAGCAGCGGAGATAACGCGACGACCAGGACAAACAATGGCGACAAGAGGAAAAGGACAGCATTACCCGCCGAAACGAACTCGGCCAAGCGCAAAAAGCCTCCCCCAAGAAGCGCTCCAGCGGTAGCCAGTAAAGCTGCAGAGCAGAGCCACACAACCGTTACTGCCTCTTCATCTCTACAAACACTTCCCCGACCTGAGATACGCCACCGCACCAAAGAGCCAGCCGAACCAGCGCAGCGGATGAGCCGCAGAGACGCCGTCGTGTTACGTGCACCAACGCCAACGTCTGTATCTGCAGACTTACCAGAAGAGCCAGCAGTCCGGGAGCGGGAGTCTCAGAGCCTATCCCCAGGCACCAATCACAAGAGTGTCAACAATAATAAAGATAGTGCGACTGCCCCCAACACCACCGTGTCCTCCCTGTTACCCTCTACACGGCATGAGAATCTGTCCCAATTTGACACATTCTATATGTCGAACCCACTTTGTAGGGACCAGCTCGTCGCTCTGCCAGCACACAACAGATGCGGCCTTGCCGCCATCCTCCACACAAGACAGGCGTTAGTCGACTTTTTAGCTGCCGTCAAGGGCCATCAGAACGACATCTCTAACGGCGGCGGCGTAAGTAAACTTGAGAAAGACCTTTCGTCTAGTAACGATTCTGAAGACCCAGCAACCTGCGCTATGCGAAACGCTATTCTCGAAATGGTAAAAAGTGATCGTCATATTATTAGTAAACAGAGATCCGATTACAGACAGCGTTTCTTTTGCTACCTCGCTCATCGCCTGTGGAAAGACGCTGGAATTGAGAAGGCGCAGGGAGACGGTCAAATCAGACATGATACCGTCGTCAGGAAAAGACTTATCCAACAATTACTCTCATCAGAGTCCGGGCAACAGGACGCGGCAGTAGTGTCAAAATATATCAACAAAGTCCTACGCCAGGGAGCCCAATGGGTTTCTGTGGCAACAGGCATAGGCATAGGCATGGGTGTTATCGCCCTTATACCTTACCGAAACAAAAGGGTGCACGCTCTTAACGTTACTGCCGGTTACTACTGCAACGGCCTGGGCAGTAAACAATCATCAGCCACGAGGCTGCAAGAGTTCCAGTCGGCCCTCGATACCCCCTACATGAAGACACTGCTTACTGCCGCTGACTCTCTGGCCAATGCCATTGTGCAGAAGAAGGATATACGCTTTCAATTTGACGATTATCATGGCGACGAGCCCATCTCATCCCTCCCAGAGGCCGACATCTGCCGCCTTCTTGTGACGGTCCCGTCTGTTGATCCTGGTGCGGGCACCGACTGA
- a CDS encoding hypothetical protein (BUSCO:6387at5125): MSNKNESVSSMDPFSPAHQPDEGYSEDPLTPTVNQELSTALATLRSPSDLSTWLVANSSLLPLQVRTELTMALLDNLPTSVIAEIVHRLNPRLYIDFIQYLPAEICLKILGFLDPVSLVGVTQTCRAWYELALDRKLWERLYYMEGWKTIMSEIEACETKVNNGLEYSIRQLNRLQSTQDAHPNKIRAVVNPDEDLEMTDRDRTPGPSETLSGGSMFGSPSSSFSSSRPAIVPMGEMDLDGLNSRTPSLDRTLSSSSDSRGKRKEPSGEPESSVSPMSLADAANTLPPSPLYIWDVGRSRYRINWRYLYSMRRKLEANWELGKYSTFQFPHPNFPEEGHQECVYALQFDKDYLVSGSRDQTMRIWNVHTRRLVRPPLTGHMGSVLCLQFDADPEEDLLVSGSSDSNVFIWKFSTGELVQRLTRAHHESVLNVRFDKRILVTSSKDKTIKIFNRRPLKHGDLGYGNDVVGPVPTNLRRYGYEPDLAQELPVKPPFTMIGRLDGHSAAVNAIQVRDRTIVSVSGDRHIKVWKWPEQICTQTIPAHDKGIACVEFDGRRIVSGSSDWEVCIFDAPTGLKVAQLRGHAHLVRTVQAGFGDLPYSTAEDEAEAKAVDAEYFRALEAGEIDHSMDRRRRRDRRANAGSSRPEDVQAFGAKVPPGGGGGRKYGRIVSGSYDQSIIIWRRDKEGVWKPAHHLRQEEAAAAAQREAAAALSSATSNVAIAPSLASRSSHTSTIVPRSPPTNGTPLGPSMLRDHHGDAHRTATSYEVLIDQTVPLGPISLQQVLAKYPIALAHHSYLQSAIERETSPLIRAQLRGVVTDALANLHTRQAPLRHQSSSSSSQQTSTDSGRTNPRSSIGVPHPAAMPNPANLPGAHGAVQPPAAANANGQGAPPGQPGQAQNAAAGHHPHIAAAENTSARVFKLQFDAHKIICCSQTPTIVGWDFCNKDPALEQAVRFFATVD; encoded by the exons ATGTCGAATAAGAACGAAAGCGTATCCTCCATGGATCCCTTTTCACCTGCACATCAACCCGACGAGGGGTACTCCGAAGACCCTCTAACACCCACCGTTAATCAAGAACTCTCGACCGCCCTCGCTACCCTACGATCTCCATCCGATTTAAGCACATGGCTTGTCGCAAACTCGTCTCTTTTACCCCTCCAAGTCAGGACAG AACTGACCATGGCCCTGCTCGACAACCTACCTACGTCCGTCATCGCCGAGATCGTTCACCGTCTAAACCCGAGACTCTACATCGACTTTATCCAATATCTCCCCGCCGAGATCTGCCTCAAGATCTTGGGCTTCCTCGATCCAGTCTCCCTCGTCGGTGTCACGCAAACATGCCGCGCTTGGTATGAGTTGGCCCTAGACAGGAAGCTCTGGGAGCGCCTATACTACATGGAGGGGTGGAAGACCATTATGAGCGAGATTGAAGCCTGCGAAACAAAGGTCAACAATGGTCTGGAGTACTCGATTCGCCAACTTAACCGATTGCAGTCGACGCAAGACGCTCATCCCAACAAGATCCGTGCCGTTGTGAATCCCGATGAAGACCTCGAAATGACGGATCGCGACCGTACACCTGGCCCCAGTGAAACTTTGTCCGGTGGAAGCATGTTTGGCAGCCCTTCGTCATCTTTTTCATCGAGCAGACCTGCAATTGTGCCGATGGGTGAGATGGATCTTGATGGCTTGAATTCTAGAACACCGAGCTTAGATCGAACcttgtcttcgtcttcagaTAGCAGAGGAAAGCGCAAGGAACCGAGCGGCGAGCCCGAGTCTTCAGTATCTCCCATGTCCCTTGCCGACGCAGCCAACACTTTACCACCATCGCCACTTTACATCTGGGATGTCGGCCGATCAAGATACCGTATTAACTGGCGCTATTTATACTCCATGCGACGCAAATTGGAAGCTAATTGGGAGCTTGGGAAATACAGCACTTTCCAATTCCCTCACCCCAATTTCCCTGAGGAAGGACATCAAGAGTGTGTCTATGCGTTGCAGTTCGACAAAGACTATTTAGTGAGCGGCAGCCGAGATCAGACAATGCGCATATGGAATGTGCACACCCGCCGACTCGTCCGACCCCCGCTTACAGGACACATGGGCTCCGTTTTGTGTCTACAGTTTGATGCTGACCCAGAAGAAGATCTGCTTGTCTCTGGAAGTAGCGACTCTAACGTTTTCATTTGGAAATTCTCAACGGGAGAGCTGGTGCAGAGATTGACCAGAGCCCATCATGAGTCCGTCCTCAACGTGCGATTTGACAAGCGCATTCTAGTTACATCTTCCAAGGACAAAACGATCAAAATCTTCAACAGACGTCCTTTGAAACACGGTGATCTCGGATATGGAAACGACGTTGTTGGCCCAGTACCTACCAACCTCCGAAGATATGGTTATGAGCCAGACTTGGCTCAGGAGCTTCCCGTCAAGCCACCATTCACCATGATCGGCCGTCTGGATGGGCACAGCGCCGCCGTTAATGCTATTCAGGTTCGCGATCGCACTATTGTTTCTGTCTCTGGTGATAGACACATCAAGGTTTGGAAGTGGCCAGAGCAAATTTGCACCCAGACAATTCCCGCACACGACAAGGGAATTGCATGCGTTGAGTTTGATGGGCGCAGAATTGTGAGTGGCAGCAGTGACTGGGAAGTGTGCATTTTTGATGCACCTACTGGTCTCAAGGTTGCCCAGTTGCGAGGACACGCACACCTGGTTCGTACTGTTCAGGCGGGTTTCGGTGATCTACCATACAGCACAGCTGAAGACGAAGCTGAGGCCAAGGCAGTGGATGCCGAGTATTTCCGGGCTCTCGAAGCTGGTGAGATCGACCATAGCATGGATCGAAGACGTCGTAGAGACCGTCGGGCCAACGCTGGTAGCTCACGGCCTGAGGACGTACAGGCATTCGGTGCCAAGGTACCTcctggcggtggtggtggaagaAAGTACGGCCGCATAGTATCTGGTTCTTATGATCAGAGCATCATCATTTGGAGACGTGACAAGGAAGGCGTGTGGAAACCTGCACACCATCTCAGACAGgaagaggctgctgctgctgctcaacgCGAAGCCGCTGCCGCATTGTCGAGCGCAACATCGAACGTCGCGATAGCTCCCTCGCTGGCAAGTAGATCGTCACATACGTCTACCATTGTTCCGCGCTCTCCACCTACAAACGGCACACCATTGGGACCGTCGATGCTACGTGATCATCATGGAGATGCTCATCGAACAGCGACTTCATACGAAGTGCTCATTGATCAAACCGTACCACTTGGTCCAATTTCACTGCAACAAGTACTTGCAAAGTACCCGATTGCGCTAGCTCATCACTCTTACTTACAGTCCGCCATCGAACGAGAAACTTCGCCTTTGATTCGAGCTCAACTAAGAGGAGTAGTCACGGATGCTTTGGCCAATCTTCACACCCGCCAAGCACCCTTGCGACATCAATCCAGTTCTAGCAGCTCTCAACAAACCTCCACCGATAGTGGTCGCACTAACCCAAGGTCGAGTATCGGGGTACCTCATCCGGCCGCTATGCCCAACCCTGCCAACCTACCAGGCGCTCACGGAGCTGTGCAGCCACCAGCCGCGGCTAATGCCAACGGACAAGGGGCGCCACCTGGACAGCCAGGTCAAGCACAGAATGCAGCTGCTGGCCATCATCCTCACATCGCTGCAGCAGAAAACACCTCGGCGCGAGTCTTTAAGCTTCAATTTGATGCGCACAAGATCATTTGCTGCAGTCAAACGCCAACAATCGTCGGATGGGATTTCTGTAACAAGGACCCAGCGTTGGAACAGGCTGTCAGGTTCTTTGCAACTGTGGACTAG